TTCTCTAGTCCAAATTGTAGCTGCATGTGCAGGTTCAGAACTGGGCTTGTGCTGTGGCCTGTGTTGTAGAAGCCTcatgttgtttctgctgtggCTTAGAGTGCTAGCAGGAGTTGGTTTTGTAGTTGGTGTATCATGATCTTCCTCTAATTGACCATGTTATTAATTGGGCTTGCCTTAATTATTTGTGTGTGAGACCTAAGTGTACTAGTGCTCTGTACTTTAATCATGCTGCACAGTTAAAACAAGCTGACTTTTTCTTGGATATTTTGCAGGCTGGGTAAAACAGTGGTTCGGCCCTGTTTGCTGTGGttgttcagcatttcttttgctcTCACCCTTGTACAGTATCTACTGCATGGGTGGAAAATTTCAAGTCCTTAACAACAGAAGTGTTTAGTGCTATCAGGCTAAGAAGGGTTGAGGTAAAACTGGTTAGCAGCTTCTTAGAATTTGTTCATATGTCTTCTTATCCTTCAGGTACTATTTTTGCATATGGGCAGACTGGAACAGGCAAAACTTTCACCATGGAAGGGGTCCGAGCAGTTCCTGAGCTTAGAGGCATCATTCCCAATTCGTTTGCTCATATATTTGGTCACATTGCCAAGGCAGAGGGGGATACAAGGTAAACAGCTTCTCTTCATTGCTTCTGTCTTTTGTATATCCATCTGTAGCAGGAGCCTGACCTTGACAATAGCAACTGAAATGGTACCTCTGGCCCTAGCTGAAAGACTCCTACTCGGGCAGTTTTTGATGGGGTAGCAGGATTGTGTTGGTAtatcactgtgttttctttgcactCTGTGATTGTGTTGAATTTCTGCAAATGTATTGCTAAGGAAGCTACTTGACTCTTTATCTTCAGGTTTTTAGTTCGTGTGTCTTACCTGGAAATTTACAATGAAGAAGTGCGGGACCTGCTAGGGAAAGACCAGACACAGAGATTAGAGGTGAGCCTGTTGTTCTGAAtataatgtttcttttgaacCAGTGAACAAtcttatattttaaagacaagaGGAGCACTTGAAGGGAAGTGGGAGGTTTGGCTTCTTGGCATGTGTACTGTTTCCTTTAAGGAACAGCAGATGGATATCACTGACTTCTGATTCTTTTGCACTTGGTCAGTTGCACAGGGAGAAGTGGGCTGTTCCATCTGAGTCAGTTTTGTGTCTGCAGTTCTGCCCCAAAGGCCCCTTGGCAGTCTTTCTAGAAACTGGAGCCTGAGATGTAAAGTCACTGTTTGCCACCATGGGAAACAGTGGAATATTGTCCTGCATGAGTCTTCCTTAGCTGCTCTGATTCTGAGTGTTGGGGTGTTTTATGTGCAAACCAGAACCAGGAGGAGTAAATCACTGACAGGGCCACTGAAAATTGCTGTTGGGGATCTCCTAAGGATGCTCAGTCTAAACTGTTTCTCTCTTAGGTTAAAGAGAGACCTGATGTGGGAGTTTATATCAAAGACCTTTCAGCTTATGTCGTAAACAATGCAGACGATATGGACAGAATCATGACTCTGGGCCACAAGAACCGTACGTAGCCTTGCTGTGGGCAGGTTTTTATAGCTCAGGCAGAAGAAAGGTCTGATTATGAGACCACAGTAAGATCCTGGTTCTAGCACTGGAAAGATTGTTTagctgagcagagcagaaagggtAACTCCTCCCAAACCCATTTTTGCAGGGGCAAATAAAGAAGGCTGTGCCTCCCACAATGGCCAGTGTCAGTGGGGGAAATGCAAAGGGGAGGATGCAATGAGGGCAGCTGATATTTTCAGAACtactggtgtgtgtgtgtgttgatccttttccctcttcattTCTGATCAGGATGAACAACTAGCCCTGTGCTGTGAGTGGGagggtttttcttctctggaagaCTCCTTAGTTAAGCTCAGATCCTTTTATGGCCTAAAGTTCTGGCTACCATTGCTCTTGTCATGGATTACTGTGTTCTGATTtctcaaaatacagcttttttcagGGATCAGCTGTGAATACCTCAGACTACTGATCTTTGTAGCCTTAAAGAAACAGATGAGAACTACTGCTGCTCTTGGGATGAGAGTCTGTGGCTGGCTTAGAGCTACAGCAGGCTGTAACTCTTCTGCTAGTCCAGATTGGAGAGGTGCTGCAACTTCAGTGCCTAAGAATAGTTTGCCGAGTCTGAGCATCCCTCTTCCACATTCTGAAAAACAGGGTTGGGATGAGTCCTCTTTGAGAGCAGGGAGAGTGTGATTAACTCTGAAGACaacattgctttttctctctattAAAAGGTTCTGTTGGTGCCACAAACATGAATGAACACAGCTCTCGTTCGCACGCCATCTTCACTATCACTATTGAGTGCAGTGAGAAGGGGGTTGATGGAAACATGCATGTGCGCATGGGCAAACTGCACCTCGTTGATCTTGCTGTAAGTAGACCAGCTGGGTCTGCCATAATGCATGGTGCGCATGGCTGCTCATGTGTGCACTCTTGAAGGCACAGTAAAGGGCATGGCCATTGTTTCATGGCTAGAGCCCACCTTCTGTTTGATACTTGACTTCTGTGAAGTATTCATTTGGGGCCTTAAATCAGAAGTGTACTAGGAAGAGTCTTTAGTGTAGCTAGAGCCTGTCCTGGTAAAAGGGCTTTTTTGCTTCtataaaataatcattaaatGGATAAACTACATTGGAAAGAGCTCTCTGGACAGCATAACTGGGTCTTTTCAAGAggctgggtggtttttttggggttgttaTCATGCAGTTCATCACTTGCAGGTTCCCTCCCTCTTGTCACTCACTTTGGATCAATGTAACCGTGCTGGCAAAATGCATCTTTGGCTTGAACTTTATGCTGGAGTAGCTTTCCTCAGAGAaggtgcagggaaggggagatTAAATGCATTCAGTGTCTGCATGTTAACTGTATTTACATGATGTATGTTTAGGTTGCTCTATGAAGCTCTTTACAGTAATTTCagtgttgcttttcttccttgatcTGCTGATAGGAAAGGCTGGAGATGGTGCTTAGCAGCTGCAGCTAGGTGCTTCGTAACTGTTGACTTGCTTCTTATAACGCTTTTGTTCACAGGGACAAAATCTTCACTTTCCTAGCTGCATTACTCTGAGCAATCCAGAATTTGCTGGCACTGAAAGCTTTAGTTAAGACCTGTTTGACTTGTCTTTTTAACAGTGTCTGAGGTACTTAGCTAGGTTCTCTTAATAATGGATGAAAGTGACATGGCTGCTAGCATGACTTCAGGTGTAGTTGATTGTATTTGGAGGGAGGAGATGTGTTAGAGGATCTGTTGTAACTTTTGCTTCCTGTTCCCTTTCCAGGGTTCTGAAAGGCAGGCGAAAACTGGAGCCACAGGGCAGCGGCTGAAGGAAGCTACTAAGATCAACCTCTCTCTTTCGACGCTGGGGAATGTTATCTCTGCGCTGGTGGATGGCAAGAGCACCCACGTGCCCTACCGTAACTCCAAACTTACACGGCTCCTTCAGGATTCTCTGGGGGGCAACTCCAAAACCATGATGGTAAGCTGAGACGCCCTTTCCAGTGCTAGCTGTCAAGCTGCATTTTTACAGGGATAGCATAGTGACTTTGCCATGAGAACAGGCAGGTATTTACctctttttcagagctgtttgcaGCTCAGAGAACCTTccatatacatatttttctgtctcttatCTTTGCCTCTGTACAGGTGAGGTTCTAAGCACAGGGCAAATGTATACATGTACATTACGTGATCAAATAGAAGCTATGCTTGGGTAGCCAAAACCAGCTTTGGTGTAGAAACAGCAGGAAGTCTTGGGAAAGAGTAGCAGTGTGAGACTTGCAAAGCTGGGGATGGGTCCCTGAAATGACCTGTTCCAGGCTCTGACACTCTGTCTTCTGGTGACTTGGTTTTCTGTGTGTCACAGTGTGCAAACATTGGACCAGCAGACTATAACTACGATGAGACTATCAGCACTCTCAGGTATGCAAACCGAGCCAAGAATATAAAGAACAAGGCCAGGATTAATGAAGACCCCAAGGATGCTTTGCTCCGccagtttcagaaagaaattgaaGAGCTTAAGAAAAAACTGGAAGAAGGTGAGATTCTCCTTCCTCCTGGTGTTTCTCTCTGCAGCAATGCTCATTCAGTTTGAGTGTGAACATTCTTTGCTATTTGAAGATGTCACATGAGTTTTATAGCCAGTGCAGGTCAGTGTCCTGGTGGTGTTTTCCCTGGGGGGTTCTGGGAGAGGCATCccaagggctgggggggacctGGCTTTGTCATCTGGGTGGCACTTGGCCCTGGGCTAAGGGGTGGCTTCTGGGCTAAGCAAGGTGTGCCCAGACTTGCCTGGTGAGCAGGAGGGCTCTGAACACTGTATAGGGAACTAAAACACACAATAAGTAAAGTCCAAATGTTTTCCCAGTTCGAGGAGGAGGGATGCGGGgttttttcttggggggggggggaaaccgAACCAAAGTTGTGGAGCTAGAACTGGGGCTTACATGGAGAAACACTACATGGAGAAACAGGAAGCTTCTTTAAGCTCTGTAACTTTGGCCTTGTGACACTTATTAGTCCATCAGCATcaaagaagagaaggctctggggagacatTATAGCAGCCTTCTGTATCTAAAGGGgacctacaggaaagctggtgaaggactttttacaagggcgtGTAGTGGTAGGAAAAGgagggaatggctttaagctggaAGAGGGGAGGTTTGGACTAGGTATTAGGAGGAAATCCTTTCCCATGGGGGCGGCGAGGtgctggcacgggctgcccagagcagctgtgggtgccccatccctggcagtgcctgaggccaggctggacggggctgggggcaacctgggctggtggccggtgtccctgcctgtggcaggggggctggactagactatctttaatgtcccttccaactcaaaccattctgtgattctatgaaggACCCTGCCAGAGGGAGTTTACTAAACCATGACCTTGGCACAACATCTCTCTCCAGAGAGATGCTCACAGCACAGAAGGGCTGTAGCAGTAAGTCCAGCATGGCTTGCTGTTTGGACTCTGCCCCATTCGGGAGAAGCAGGAAATGGtcagtaatgtttttttcaatgGTTGGGAGCTGGGTGTAGCTGTTCCATCCCTGGTGGGTGGAGGGTGGCTTCTTAAATTTTAGACCCTAAGCTACAGAACAAAGAGCCTTATGTTTGCTAACATTACTTGGAGGCCAGGATATTAAATGCTGAATTCtatttggtttggtttccaAACTCGGCCCAACACATCTGAGCATCATATCTGCAGTGGCAACACTGATAAACATTTGTGAAACTGGATGTTTTTGTCAATTAACAGCCGTCTAGCTTCATGTATGCAGGTGTCTGATGAAGTCTCAAGTTTGTGGGAACTTTATCTGACCATTTAATATTCCATCTGAGATGGAAGAGGCGGTATGGGGAGACTCTGCTAGGAAAACATTATATCTTAGTGCTTTGACAGTGCAAGGGATGCTTTATTTGCTATGAAAGGCACCCATTTGAGCTTTAACGTACACACAGTGACTTCACAGTATTACATTGCTTATCTTGATTTTCCTTAAGCTTCCTGAGCCATGGCAATCTGCCTGTCTACTCAACATTTAATGACTTCTGCAGGTGCTCATGTCAGATACTGCTGGGTTTGGGCAAATGCTGCTGTCACAGTAACAAGCTGATACAAGGTGAAGGAAAGCGCATCAGAAAGCACACTCTTCTCTTTTAGGGGAAGAGATATCTGGTTCAGAGAGCAGTGATTCtgaagaggaggatgaagatgatgatgggGAGATTGGAGACGATGGGGAGAAGCGGAAGAAACGGCGGGGTAAGGCAGTAGAGATTCCTGTCAGTGCCACTAGTCTCCTGTTACCCAGGAACTGGTGTCAGAAACTGTAGCCAGAGCCAGGTGGGGAAAAGTGGAGTTGTAGAGCTGCCCTACTGCCGCTGCAATTATCATGCCTCTTCTAGAAATGAAGCTATTTGGTGCCATCTCTGTAGACGGACTGCTCTGAACCTGTGTAGTATCTGCTTCCACTTGGGTAGTTGTGCTTGTGGTAACATTCTCTTTTGTGGTGGCTCCTTGGTTGCCGCAAGGTGGCTGTGTATGGCTTGTGACTCGTGGTGTGGAACTTCCCCTGCTCACAGaggtgggaggaagaaggaacCAAAGATCAGTGGTAGGCAGATGTGGCTTTTGTAACCATGGGAATGGTTGGAGGGGAATTTTGGCTGTGGTTTAGGCAAAGGATTCATCTGTCTTATGGATGTTCAATAACTGACTTTTCTGGTGTCCTGCTCTATGTTGATAGAGGAAAAACTTGACCTTTGGGTGTCTCTGTGCAAGCTGAAAGGCTGAATGGGAACTGCACACCCCTTGTTTGGGAGCATTTTGGAAACCCCGTGGCTCTGTCCCACATCAGTGTTAAACAACTGTGTAACATCTAAATCCAAAGGGATGTTGCTGAACCTACAACTGCAGGTCACTGTGTACCATGGGATGCTGTGGCTCCCAGGGAGCTTGCTGTGCTCCAGAACCTCTCTGACATTTCCTCATGGGTAGTAGAGAAATCAAGCCCAACGCTACACCTAAACTTAGAGCTTGTCTAGTAGACTGATTTTGCCATTCAAACTGCTTTCCTGTCCTGAAGCACCCACATCAGTTTAACAGGATTTTTAAGTGTTCCCGTTTTAGATGCGCTTTCTTCATTTACTATCTGTCCAAGTGGAGTTGTAAATGACCTTTGTCGTGTCTTTGGTGATAGCTGTAATGACTCTGActtcatttttcaccttttggCAATTTCTAGAAGTGAAAAGATTGACCACTGTCTCCATCAAGAAACGAAGTCCTGCCCAAATCTCCTCCTAAGAGGAGACCACCTTCAAAGTTTTGCTTGAAAGGAGTAGAGGGCAAATAATTGACTTGCTCAGGTTCCAAACTAGCTATGTTAACTTCAAGTAAGGGTGGTGCTTAGCAGCAGTATGCACAGTAACTGTCTAAGCCGATTCTGCCTTCTGGAGGGAAGAGTGCACGTTGCCACGCACATAAGACTGGAAAAGACTCCTGGTCACTGAATCCTCTGCTACTGCAGATATCCACAGCCTTCTCCACTATGATCTGGTCTGTGCTGTTGTTGCTTGAAATGAAAGCTGCCTTGGCATGTTGTTTTAGGCTGTAGGCTGGTTAAGATGGGTTTTAACTGAAGTGTCTTTCTGAGCATGCTATTTTGTGCTGGGAAATGGTGGCTTTGCAAGCTGAGTCTGGGAGGGATCCTAGCCAATGCTTCCTAAAGGGAACTTGTGCCTTTCTGAATTAGGTTGCTGGCCCGACTGGGTTTCTTTACTTCAGAACTAACTTCCCATCTGCATGTTTCTTCCTCTCTGGGTTTTTCTGTGGGAcgcatttctgttttccaggcagtagcagcagcagtagtTCAGACTCCACATGCTCTGTCATAGAGAAACCTCTGGATAAGTCCTTCACTAGTGAGTGGGAGCTCTTAAGTCCTTTAAGCTTTGGCCTCTCCATAATCTGCACACTCCATTTTGCAATGCTGCACCGTTCCCTGCTATGTCTGTTGGAAAGATAAACCTGAGCTTTTAACTCTGCTAAAGCATGcctttcctttgctgcttctgtgcttgaAACAGTTGTTCAATGTGCACAGTGTTAGCCAGGTACAAGAGAGAATAGGAAGTAATTTAGTATGCTACCTGAGCAAGGCTCAAagacaactgagaaaaaaaaggttaaaaagtTTGCAACTCTGTATTAAATGCTCCCTttaaaatatcaggaaaaagcCTGAGCTAACTTTATGTGAGTTGCTACAGTGTGAGTTTATGAAAAGAACAGCTGGACAGGTGAAATGGGTTGTGCTGTGTTATACTGGGCTCTGCCTTCTCAGAATTAGttctggagaaaacaaatgGAGCAATCAACAGTATGTTTTtacttgcaaagaaaatgtgGTAATACTTGGTTGATCATCTTTATTTTGGcaggtacttaaaaaaaaacaacaacaaaactcacCCTTGATGGTGGTTGGGGTTTAACTGCCCCATGATATTACGTTTTTGATCAGTGGGGTTTAATTCAGAGGACAAGGCACCTAGATTGTGGTCTGGAAGTGAAGAAGTCTGCTCCTGGTCAGAGAGAGGGCTCTGTGACTTTAAAAACTCAACAATCAATTAGTgatgacaaaagaaagaaatcacatCTTAGGACTTGGCTTGTAGTGACTTCACCAACTGTTGTGGTTATCTGTATGGATGCAGtctgctcccctccctgtgTGGAGAGGGTCTGGAAAGTATTACTGGATGCTTCAATCACGTTTATACTAGTTACACTAGTAGAAGGCATCAGCTCAGAGAAAGCATGATAGAAGGTTAAGAAGGATCACAATTTTAAGGGAGACCTTTGGTGGGTCATAGGATGGTAGGCTTGGAATCTGCTCGCTTCAAATTTGCTCTTTCAAAGCTTGCTCGAAACTTTGAGTATTTTATTTGGATGAGGACAGTTAATAGCAAACTGCTGATGTGGCAGCGGGTGAGTAAGTCCATCTCCTGCAAGTTTGGAGACACTTCCATAGAAGTTGCACCGGGCTTTTGGTGATTAGGATAAGTATAGCTATGTGTGGTTTGGGATATTAACTGTCCTCAAGCGTGACCCTTTTGCATGTGGTGGCTTTCGTTATCCCTTTCCTGTCCTGCCTTTTTTGCTGCACTTGCTTGAGTAACCAAAACTGGCTATATACCTCTATGGAAGCATCAGTTACTGCAAATTAACCTACTAATCCCCTGTGTAATTAAATGGAGAAATCTTGTGCTGAGTCTCCCTATGTGCAACTGTCATGTATCTTGCAAAGGATTGGCTTGGAAACTTGGTTAAAACTTAGAATGCATCTTCTGTATGCTAATATTTTGCAGGTAATATAACAGAATTGGCTATCTTGAGTATGGGGGGAAGCATTAGGTCTGTTATTGAGAAGAAATCTACCCTCTTTAATTGTTTCTTAGGGCATGATCTTTGCGGCAGGCTCATAATAGTACTTCTAGATTCTGCATTGCATTGAATgggcagaagaaagcaagagtgAGCTGAAGATTATCCTGGATATGCAAAGCACTCTGAAGTACAGAAACTTTCTCTGCTTTAGCATAAAATTGTGATGCACTAATGTTTGCTCTAATGGAGTTTTTCAGTGACAGTTATCCTCTGTTTTCCACTCTAGaaatgtgcatatatatatagtgAATGTTTGTTCTGATGCTGATGATCTTTGTCCAAGATGACCAAGGCAAtaatatgttttctttcctcctctttttatGCATATGCTGCCTCTCTGCGATTTGCTTTCTACTTCCTCTTAATGCAAGATCAAGCAGGTTGGTGTAATTGATTTCCACCTCCTTATAATAAAATTGCAGAGCTTGTGAAAGAGTCTTAAAACTTGGTTTAGTTCACCTTTTTCTCTTAAACTGAGAATGTATAGGGCAGTGCACTAACAGTGAGAAGCCTTTACCTGGCCTGTCTCTGTGATGAGCTCTGTATAGCACTTTCAGAAAGCTTCTTACTCAAAGACTAATTGGAgagaggttttttccccaccacaAATCCAGAAATAAGTGCTTATTATCTGATCTCAAAGTTTGGCAGATGGAAGCTAAGGCATTGTTTGCTCTAGTGCTAAAGTCCTTACCTTGTCACAAAACTAATTGTCTTGCATGCATGAACAAATGTATATACAGATACGTACATATCTATATGCATATGTGTttatgtgtgtacatgtatgtttaaaaatatggtGTTTTGTCTGCTAGAGgttatatatgtgtataaagCTGAATAAAGACTGGAGGAAAGGGAAGCCTTTAACTGAACAACTTCCTCAAGCATGTTCTGACTATATGCATTATGTcactgtgggggaaaaaaaagtcccttGACAGTTGAAGGCTTCTGTTAGTTTCTAGGCATCTGGATTCTAcattttttgggtttgtttttccatgTCTGGAGAAgaacaacacaggaaaaatgaaggATTTGCTTACAATGAATAAAGGGAGACTTGGGACTTGTGGGAGACTTGCGGATTTGAGGAAATGCACGTAGGCTGGGCATGCTCTCACTCCAGATAACCCTCAGTGATCTCTGTGTTCACCTCCCTTAGGCCCTCTTGGGATTACAATGTAAGTTGACTCGGGGCTTGCAGAGTGATTTCCTGGAGCAGCAACCTCACGCTTTGTTTCAAAATCGCGGGAGTTTGAGGCTAGCTCTTCAGACAGACTCTGGCTGCTTCCTTTGCAACTTTCTATGAAATGTTACTGGTTTGCTGTGGTAGTAATTATGTTGTAAAGACACAGCTGGCTAGTCATAGTAAACCTCAGTACTTCAAAATTTGTGTAGTCGCTGTTACATAAGTCAAATACCACCAAAAAGTTTTGTTAATAGCCTGTTTTTCATAGGGCGGTTTGGCATTTCTCTGGTCTCTGTGTTTTCATAGTAGTGTGTTCTTAAAGTATCTATGTGCTCATTTTGCAATAGGTAAGCCCATAAGGAGCCCAATGAATGAGGGGTGGTGGGGATGCTAAGCTGACACTTCAGTATGTAACTCTTGATAGTTCAGCTCTTGTAGTTGCAGGTCAAGGCAGTCTTCTGTCTCCCTTCATTTGGTCTAGTCTGCATAATTAGAACATCAGAGTTTCCAGCTCAGACTTCTTCTTGGGCAGTGTTCCCTCTCCAAGTGTTGTTCTTCATGTGTTTTCTATTTTGGGGGCATTAGTTCGTGTTAGTTATATAGCGTTGCTTCTCTGTAGGAACTGGTGGCAACTAGTCAGTGTTAAAAAGGGATTTGAAAGACTGAGTTGTGCCCAGCTTGGAGGTGACAtctaattaaatttttattaaatgcaagTGTTGAATctgaactggggaaaaaatgccttGATACAGAGGctatcttatttttctgtgaactgATTTTCCCCCCCTGTCTCTtccaaaggcaaaaagaaagtTTCCCCTGATAAGATGGTAGAGATGCAAGCAAAGAttgaagaggagagaaaagctcTTGAAACTAAGCTTGAtatggaagaagaagaaagaaacaaagccagagctgaactggagaaaagggaaaaagatttGCTTAAAGCTCAGTAAGtaccctgctcagagcagttTGTGTGGTTGTAcaggtttttccttccttagtTTGCAGTGCAGTTATGGATATCGGGAGATTTATGGTGAGGTGTCTGTCAGACTGTGTAAACTGAATATCAGCTCTTGCTATTATCAAAGTGAAAGAGGAGCTTACTTTGCTTTCAGAGTttaaaacagatggaaaagacAAACTTTATCCTTTTgccacttctttcttctctgaactTTGTCTGCTTGTGTAAGATAGAGTAGAAACATAAATGACTCCTCCAAACCCTGGAGACCTGTGAAGAGCAGCTGTACTCCTTGGTCAGTGGGTAATAGCTGCATAGCAAGCCAGGTTTTCTGCAGCACACTCTTAGGAGCTTGTCACTTTGGGTGTAGGGGTTCCCCTCTCTGGAgctgaaaagctgctgagaCTGCACTGGCCCATGCGAATAGGACAGTCCTGCTGTCAGAAGCTGCTCGGACAGCAGCCAGCATTCCTGGTTTGTATCTCAGCTGCCCTGCCTTGATCTCTGTTCACTCACTTCCTTTTCTGCACCTGCCTCTGGGCATTGCTGTACTGGCAGGACTCTTGGGGAGAGGGTGCCTTGGGTAGCCTGGTGATATTGCTGGTGCTTTGCAGCCCCTCACAGAGGGGACTTGCAGCAGAAGAGTTGTCTGCTGACCTGTTCTGCTTCTGAGAAAGCAATGGGAGCTGGAGCACAAGCAACTCCCTGCATCCACTTGTACTGCTTCACCCCCACTTAAACCCTTGGCAGCAAGACAAGTTTTTCCAGCCCTGTGAATGCTGTCTGGGCTGTACAACTGagctggacctgctgctgcGCAAGCACTGTAGGATAGGAAGTTTTACACTTACCTGTGTCTCTAGACAAGAGCACCAGTCCCTGTTGGAGAAGCTGTCTGCATTGGAGAAGAAGGTAATTGTGGGAGGAGTAGACTTGCTGGCAAAAGCAGAGGAGCAAGAGAAGCTTCTAGAAGAATCTAATATGGAACTGGAAGAACGAAGGAAGAGAGCGGAACAGCTTCGCAAGGAGCTTGAGGAGAAAGAGGTGGGGTCATATGCTGTAGCTGTCTGAAAACAGCAATGGCAGGGCACACCGTGTTTTGTGCCTTGGGCACTGCTCATTTGGGTGAAGTGGGCTCTACCCTGTATGTGCAGCAGGAGCTAACGAGTTTGGAGGCCGTACGGTGGCAGGGCGATCACTGGGTCTGAGCTAGCCTGGTTCAGCCAGGCCTCCGTGCCGTTGGCAAATGCTTTTTGTTCAAGTAGTTTCTCCTCTTGTTCATACTATTGCAGATAGTTTCTTTGTTTATGTTAACGTGTGGATGTCTGTGCTAAATGTTGCACACAGCAAGAACGCTTGGACATCGAGGAGAAGTACACAAGCCTCCAGGAGGAAGCACaggggaaaaccaaaaagctgaagaaagttTGGACAATGCTTATGGCTGCAAAATCAGAGGTTAGTGTCTAAAGTCCTCAGCCTGTGATCACGTGAGGGACTGTAGCTGGGAAGGGTAAGCAGTCAGCTTTGTAACACTGGGAGAAATTGCCATatgtttagaaatgtttttctgtgcCATCCATTTGGGTCATGTAACTCAAAAAGATCTAATTAGGTCTGGTGTTGGAGCTTCATGGGAGGCATGTTGTAGAGCTTTTCCCCAATCCAGGCTGAGAGGGGCTATGTGCAAGACATGGAGAGACTCAgaactttgaggaaaaaaacctggttatttctgaaacacagtaaGTTGTTAGCTGGCAGTCTAGTctcctgctttgcagcagcCTAAATGCTCCTCTGCTCTTAGCTCTCTGTCCTTTCTGCCTGTTGCCCTTGTTATCTCTTCCTCAGTCACTGGATGAATGTGCCCTTTGGCTGGTGTCTGAGGTTCCTGTTTC
The DNA window shown above is from Falco naumanni isolate bFalNau1 chromosome 8, bFalNau1.pat, whole genome shotgun sequence and carries:
- the KIF3A gene encoding kinesin-like protein KIF3A isoform X2, whose protein sequence is MPINKPEKLDKPESCDNVKVVVRCRPLNEREKATGYKMAVNVDEMRGTITVHKTDSSNEPPKTFTFDTVFGPESKQLDVYNLTARPIIDSVLEGYNGTIFAYGQTGTGKTFTMEGVRAVPELRGIIPNSFAHIFGHIAKAEGDTRFLVRVSYLEIYNEEVRDLLGKDQTQRLEVKERPDVGVYIKDLSAYVVNNADDMDRIMTLGHKNRSVGATNMNEHSSRSHAIFTITIECSEKGVDGNMHVRMGKLHLVDLAGSERQAKTGATGQRLKEATKINLSLSTLGNVISALVDGKSTHVPYRNSKLTRLLQDSLGGNSKTMMCANIGPADYNYDETISTLRYANRAKNIKNKARINEDPKDALLRQFQKEIEELKKKLEEGEEISGSESSDSEEEDEDDDGEIGDDGEKRKKRRDQAGKKKVSPDKMVEMQAKIEEERKALETKLDMEEEERNKARAELEKREKDLLKAQQEHQSLLEKLSALEKKVIVGGVDLLAKAEEQEKLLEESNMELEERRKRAEQLRKELEEKEQERLDIEEKYTSLQEEAQGKTKKLKKVWTMLMAAKSEMADLQQEHQREIEGLLENIRQLSRELRLQMLIIDNFIPQDYQEMIENYVHWNEDIGEWQLKCVAYTGNNMRKQTPVLDKKEKDPFEVDLSHVYLAYTEESLRQSLMKLERPRTSKGRSRPKTGRRKHSAKPGAVIDSLLQ
- the KIF3A gene encoding kinesin-like protein KIF3A isoform X1; amino-acid sequence: MPINKPEKLDKPESCDNVKVVVRCRPLNEREKATGYKMAVNVDEMRGTITVHKTDSSNEPPKTFTFDTVFGPESKQLDVYNLTARPIIDSVLEGYNGTIFAYGQTGTGKTFTMEGVRAVPELRGIIPNSFAHIFGHIAKAEGDTRFLVRVSYLEIYNEEVRDLLGKDQTQRLEVKERPDVGVYIKDLSAYVVNNADDMDRIMTLGHKNRSVGATNMNEHSSRSHAIFTITIECSEKGVDGNMHVRMGKLHLVDLAGSERQAKTGATGQRLKEATKINLSLSTLGNVISALVDGKSTHVPYRNSKLTRLLQDSLGGNSKTMMCANIGPADYNYDETISTLRYANRAKNIKNKARINEDPKDALLRQFQKEIEELKKKLEEGEEISGSESSDSEEEDEDDDGEIGDDGEKRKKRRGSSSSSSSDSTCSVIEKPLDKSFTNQAGKKKVSPDKMVEMQAKIEEERKALETKLDMEEEERNKARAELEKREKDLLKAQQEHQSLLEKLSALEKKVIVGGVDLLAKAEEQEKLLEESNMELEERRKRAEQLRKELEEKEQERLDIEEKYTSLQEEAQGKTKKLKKVWTMLMAAKSEMADLQQEHQREIEGLLENIRQLSRELRLQMLIIDNFIPQDYQEMIENYVHWNEDIGEWQLKCVAYTGNNMRKQTPVLDKKEKDPFEVDLSHVYLAYTEESLRQSLMKLERPRTSKGRSRPKTGRRKHSAKPGAVIDSLLQ
- the KIF3A gene encoding kinesin-like protein KIF3A isoform X4, translated to MAVNVDEMRGTITVHKTDSSNEPPKTFTFDTVFGPESKQLDVYNLTARPIIDSVLEGYNGTIFAYGQTGTGKTFTMEGVRAVPELRGIIPNSFAHIFGHIAKAEGDTRFLVRVSYLEIYNEEVRDLLGKDQTQRLEVKERPDVGVYIKDLSAYVVNNADDMDRIMTLGHKNRSVGATNMNEHSSRSHAIFTITIECSEKGVDGNMHVRMGKLHLVDLAGSERQAKTGATGQRLKEATKINLSLSTLGNVISALVDGKSTHVPYRNSKLTRLLQDSLGGNSKTMMCANIGPADYNYDETISTLRYANRAKNIKNKARINEDPKDALLRQFQKEIEELKKKLEEGEEISGSESSDSEEEDEDDDGEIGDDGEKRKKRRGSSSSSSSDSTCSVIEKPLDKSFTNQAGKKKVSPDKMVEMQAKIEEERKALETKLDMEEEERNKARAELEKREKDLLKAQQEHQSLLEKLSALEKKVIVGGVDLLAKAEEQEKLLEESNMELEERRKRAEQLRKELEEKEQERLDIEEKYTSLQEEAQGKTKKLKKVWTMLMAAKSEMADLQQEHQREIEGLLENIRQLSRELRLQMLIIDNFIPQDYQEMIENYVHWNEDIGEWQLKCVAYTGNNMRKQTPVLDKKEKDPFEVDLSHVYLAYTEESLRQSLMKLERPRTSKGRSRPKTGRRKHSAKPGAVIDSLLQ